The following coding sequences are from one Synergistales bacterium window:
- a CDS encoding amidinotransferase yields the protein MASLQNSPQYYHRVLERIPPKARPAFSEEEMQRRVWGRRWGVRNDVGTLKTVLLHRPGEEIDVMQRGGRYDPEIEAIIDEDEQWYFRSDKAPDLQKMQAEHDSFVEVLRQNDVEVVFMEGGPRDPNCMFTRDMGMVVDGGVIISRMGPVGKPYGTGRRGEELYLLRKVAELGMPVYRTIAGEGLMEGGSFCLLDETHAAIGMSFRGNASGADQVEEVLNLLGIELIRVPLPGYAMHIDGGIVMVDHDKAIVNVERLPYWFLDRLGELGIEMIFADYRDVGYAVNVLTIRPGVVIMDERGTWSREILEKRGVTVLPVCWEECTKHGGGVHCSSLPLVREKG from the coding sequence ATGGCTTCATTGCAGAACAGTCCGCAGTACTACCATCGCGTGTTGGAACGCATCCCCCCCAAAGCCCGGCCGGCCTTCTCCGAGGAGGAGATGCAGCGGCGGGTCTGGGGCCGCCGCTGGGGCGTCAGAAACGACGTAGGGACCCTCAAAACGGTTCTCCTCCACCGCCCCGGCGAGGAGATCGACGTCATGCAGAGGGGAGGACGCTACGACCCCGAGATCGAGGCCATCATCGACGAGGACGAGCAGTGGTACTTCCGGTCCGACAAAGCCCCGGACCTCCAGAAGATGCAGGCCGAGCACGACTCCTTTGTCGAGGTGCTGCGGCAGAACGACGTGGAGGTGGTCTTCATGGAGGGCGGCCCACGTGACCCCAACTGCATGTTCACCCGGGACATGGGGATGGTGGTGGACGGCGGCGTCATCATCTCCCGCATGGGCCCCGTGGGCAAACCCTACGGGACCGGGCGCCGCGGCGAGGAGCTCTACCTCCTTCGCAAGGTGGCGGAACTGGGCATGCCGGTCTACCGGACCATCGCCGGCGAAGGACTGATGGAAGGCGGCAGCTTCTGTCTGCTCGACGAGACCCACGCCGCCATCGGGATGAGCTTCCGGGGCAACGCGAGCGGTGCGGACCAGGTGGAGGAGGTCCTGAACCTCCTGGGGATCGAGCTCATCCGTGTCCCCCTGCCGGGATACGCCATGCACATCGACGGCGGCATCGTGATGGTCGACCACGACAAGGCCATCGTCAATGTGGAGCGTCTTCCCTACTGGTTCCTCGACCGCCTTGGGGAGCTGGGGATCGAGATGATCTTCGCCGACTACCGTGACGTGGGCTATGCGGTCAACGTGCTGACCATTCGTCCCGGCGTAGTCATCATGGACGAACGGGGAACCTGGAGCCGGGAGATCCTGGAGAAGAGGGGCGTCACCGTTCTTCCGGTCTGCTGGGAGGAGTGCACGAAACACGGTGGAGGTGTCCACTGCTCCTCGCTCCCCCTCGTCCGGGAGAAGGGGTAG